The following proteins are co-located in the Macadamia integrifolia cultivar HAES 741 chromosome 3, SCU_Mint_v3, whole genome shotgun sequence genome:
- the LOC122073926 gene encoding putative B3 domain-containing protein Os03g0621600 isoform X2 → MVKERRTRPSFFKVLLGDFSRRLKIPPDFVKHFKGNRHKKFILQSTNGKSWRVRLKKINNSWFLQRGWQHFVMYHSLQVGEFLVFKFNGKSKFWVTVYDRSACEKELPLAKRRNCDHDEEKPIYHIKKEEDEDEEEEEAIAKPNKAAVVPWKANCGAVVPAVERGIKGNKELQAVISSFKTEHPHFIHVLRHSRRYYVTVPRALAYKFGLVGKGSTVLEVPDGRISQRVKISQKKDGRISLTTGWFVFQKANNMANGDACIFEFIERGMDNAICVHIFRAPPPPPPPEIVVVDPGSCCASATETDTETIQMLTYGNGSDDETGIARGNNKIYCDPSQQNLL, encoded by the exons ATGGTTAAAGAGCGACGAACTAGACCTTCCTTTTTCAAAGTCCTCCTGGGTGACTTCTCAAGAAGACTG AAAATACCACCAGATTTCGTGAAGCATTTCAAGGGGAATCGGCACAAAAAGTTCATTCTTCAAAGTACTAATGGGAAATCATGGCGAGTGAGGTTGAAGAAGATCAACAATAGCTGGTTTCTTCAAAGGGGTTGGCAGCATTTCGTGATGTACCACTCTTTACAAGTTGGGGAATTCTTGGTTTTCAAATTTAATGGCAAATCTAAGTTTTGGGTCACAGTATATGACAGAAGTGCTTGTGAAAAGGAATTGCCTTTAGCCAAGAGGAGGAACTGCGATCATGATGAAGAAAAACCCATCTACcacataaagaaagaagaagatgaagatgaggaggaggaggaagcaaTAGCTAAACCCAACAAGGCCGCTGTAGTTCCTTGGAAAGCAAATT GTGGAGCCGTTGTGCCGGCGGTGGAAAGAGGGATTAAAGGTAACAAAGAGCTTCAAGCAGTTATTAGCTCATTCAAAACAGAGCACCCACATTTCATACATGTTCTGAGGCACTCCAGAAGATACTATGTT ACTGTTCCAAGGGCTCTGGCATATAAGTTTGGCCTAGTAGGGAAGGGGAGCACGGTGCTTGAGGTTCCTGATGGGAGGATTTCACAGAGAGTGAAGATATCTCAGAAGAAAGATGGTCGCATCAGCCTTACTACTGGGTGGTTTGTATTTCAGAAGGCAAACAATATGGCAAACGGCGATGCTTGTATCTTTGAGTTTATCGAAAGAGGAATGGACAATGCAATCTGTGTTCACATATTCCGagctccaccaccaccaccaccgccagaAATTGTGGTGGTGGACCCAGGCAGCTGCTGTGCATCAGCCACTGAAACTGATACTGAAACTATTCAAATGTTGACTTATGGGAATGGATCAGATGATGAAACTGGAATAGCCAGAGGGAACAACAAAATCTATTGTGACCCTTCACAACAAAATCTATTGTGA
- the LOC122073926 gene encoding putative B3 domain-containing protein Os03g0621600 isoform X1 codes for MPHRRRKLCYPCTNFGFPHCFEGEVVITFWQEVLSGVSERFHHLLLPDEKIPPDFVKHFKGNRHKKFILQSTNGKSWRVRLKKINNSWFLQRGWQHFVMYHSLQVGEFLVFKFNGKSKFWVTVYDRSACEKELPLAKRRNCDHDEEKPIYHIKKEEDEDEEEEEAIAKPNKAAVVPWKANCGAVVPAVERGIKGNKELQAVISSFKTEHPHFIHVLRHSRRYYVTVPRALAYKFGLVGKGSTVLEVPDGRISQRVKISQKKDGRISLTTGWFVFQKANNMANGDACIFEFIERGMDNAICVHIFRAPPPPPPPEIVVVDPGSCCASATETDTETIQMLTYGNGSDDETGIARGNNKIYCDPSQQNLL; via the exons ATGCCACACAGGAGAAGAAAGCTATGCTACCCTTGTACTAACTTTGGCTTTCCACATTGCTTTGAAGGGGAAGTTGTTATCACCTTCTGGCAAGAGGTCCTCTCTGGAGTATCTGAAAGATTCCATCATTTGCTTTTACCAGATGAG AAAATACCACCAGATTTCGTGAAGCATTTCAAGGGGAATCGGCACAAAAAGTTCATTCTTCAAAGTACTAATGGGAAATCATGGCGAGTGAGGTTGAAGAAGATCAACAATAGCTGGTTTCTTCAAAGGGGTTGGCAGCATTTCGTGATGTACCACTCTTTACAAGTTGGGGAATTCTTGGTTTTCAAATTTAATGGCAAATCTAAGTTTTGGGTCACAGTATATGACAGAAGTGCTTGTGAAAAGGAATTGCCTTTAGCCAAGAGGAGGAACTGCGATCATGATGAAGAAAAACCCATCTACcacataaagaaagaagaagatgaagatgaggaggaggaggaagcaaTAGCTAAACCCAACAAGGCCGCTGTAGTTCCTTGGAAAGCAAATT GTGGAGCCGTTGTGCCGGCGGTGGAAAGAGGGATTAAAGGTAACAAAGAGCTTCAAGCAGTTATTAGCTCATTCAAAACAGAGCACCCACATTTCATACATGTTCTGAGGCACTCCAGAAGATACTATGTT ACTGTTCCAAGGGCTCTGGCATATAAGTTTGGCCTAGTAGGGAAGGGGAGCACGGTGCTTGAGGTTCCTGATGGGAGGATTTCACAGAGAGTGAAGATATCTCAGAAGAAAGATGGTCGCATCAGCCTTACTACTGGGTGGTTTGTATTTCAGAAGGCAAACAATATGGCAAACGGCGATGCTTGTATCTTTGAGTTTATCGAAAGAGGAATGGACAATGCAATCTGTGTTCACATATTCCGagctccaccaccaccaccaccgccagaAATTGTGGTGGTGGACCCAGGCAGCTGCTGTGCATCAGCCACTGAAACTGATACTGAAACTATTCAAATGTTGACTTATGGGAATGGATCAGATGATGAAACTGGAATAGCCAGAGGGAACAACAAAATCTATTGTGACCCTTCACAACAAAATCTATTGTGA